In a genomic window of Halalkalicoccus sp. CG83:
- a CDS encoding tripartite tricarboxylate transporter permease, whose product MAVDAFVEGIGIAVSWPVIGWMVVGLLLGIILGALPGIGSPVGMAIVLPLTLPLDATSAIVLLAAIYSGAMFGGSIAAILINAPGTESAAATTLDGYPMAKNGLAKNALAIATTASALNGFLAAITLVLISPILIGVVLAFGSPEYFLLAILGISLITIVTQGSIVKGLVAGALGFMISTIGTGILSPTPRFTFGQFGLYDGISFVAALIGMFAFAEMMKLAAQDMIAESDVEMTGSIKDGVMTVFKYPKTTFKAGVIGMLIGMIPGSGATTSTFVAYAEEARSSAEDGFFGEGDPRGVIAPEGANNPTVSGSLVPTLSFGIPGSGSTAVLLGGLLMHGLQPGPTLFGDQLQITYALFISLFLGNIVIVLVGLSVIPYASRITELDTDIIIPVVVVLSFIGAYTLNQNWYDVGAVLALGVLGFYMVRYNYSVIAFVLGIVLGPIAEENFFRSLQISGGSYSIFFDPINRPLSFVLALATILIITGPFLKPRIDRALGRA is encoded by the coding sequence GGCTCCTCCTGGGGATCATCCTCGGCGCGTTGCCCGGCATCGGCTCGCCGGTGGGGATGGCGATCGTCCTCCCGCTCACGCTTCCGCTCGATGCGACCTCGGCGATCGTCCTGCTCGCGGCGATCTACAGCGGAGCGATGTTCGGCGGATCGATCGCCGCCATCCTGATCAACGCGCCCGGCACGGAGTCGGCGGCGGCGACCACGCTCGACGGTTACCCGATGGCGAAGAACGGGCTCGCGAAGAACGCCCTCGCGATCGCGACGACCGCGTCGGCGCTCAACGGCTTTCTGGCCGCGATCACGCTCGTACTCATCTCGCCGATCCTGATCGGGGTCGTCCTCGCGTTCGGCTCGCCCGAGTACTTCCTGCTCGCGATCCTCGGCATCTCGCTGATCACGATCGTCACGCAAGGGTCGATCGTCAAGGGGCTCGTCGCGGGCGCGCTCGGGTTCATGATCTCGACGATCGGGACCGGGATCCTGAGCCCGACGCCGCGATTCACGTTCGGGCAGTTCGGCCTCTACGACGGCATCTCGTTCGTCGCCGCACTGATCGGGATGTTCGCGTTCGCGGAGATGATGAAGCTCGCCGCCCAGGACATGATCGCGGAGAGCGACGTCGAGATGACCGGGAGCATCAAGGATGGCGTCATGACCGTGTTCAAGTACCCGAAGACCACGTTCAAGGCCGGCGTGATCGGGATGCTGATCGGGATGATCCCCGGATCGGGGGCGACGACCTCGACGTTCGTCGCCTATGCGGAGGAGGCGCGATCGTCGGCTGAGGACGGGTTCTTCGGCGAGGGCGATCCACGCGGGGTGATCGCTCCGGAGGGGGCGAACAACCCGACGGTGAGCGGCTCGCTCGTCCCCACGCTCTCGTTCGGGATCCCCGGTAGCGGCTCGACCGCCGTCCTGCTCGGCGGCCTGCTCATGCACGGCCTCCAGCCCGGCCCGACGCTGTTCGGCGATCAACTTCAGATCACCTACGCGCTGTTCATCTCGTTGTTCCTCGGTAACATCGTCATCGTCCTCGTCGGCCTCTCGGTCATCCCCTATGCGAGCCGGATCACCGAACTCGACACGGACATCATCATCCCGGTCGTGGTGGTCCTCTCGTTCATCGGCGCGTACACGCTGAACCAGAACTGGTACGACGTCGGCGCCGTCCTCGCGTTGGGGGTGCTCGGCTTCTACATGGTGCGGTACAACTACTCGGTGATCGCGTTCGTCCTCGGGATCGTGCTGGGGCCGATCGCGGAGGAGAACTTCTTCAGATCGCTCCAGATCTCCGGTGGGTCGTACTCGATCTTCTTCGATCCGATCAACCGACCGCTGTCGTTCGTGCTCGCGCTCGCCACGATCCTGATCATCACCGGACCGTTCCTCAAACCCCGCATCGACCGGGCGCTCGGTCGCGCCTGA
- a CDS encoding cupin domain-containing protein → MTDGWRHVSLDGAETNPEKPGERWELSSALGVDAFNLNVAILDPEDRLSQNHFHYHENQQELFYVVSGRCRVETPESGFEMGVDEAVAFEKGEAGAHVIHNPFDEPCKLVAIGWPPEGRYPVHQLEETVDVYDGE, encoded by the coding sequence ATGACCGACGGCTGGCGGCACGTCTCGCTGGACGGCGCGGAGACCAACCCGGAGAAGCCCGGCGAGCGCTGGGAGCTCTCATCCGCGCTCGGCGTCGACGCGTTCAACCTCAACGTCGCGATACTCGACCCCGAGGACCGCCTCTCGCAGAACCACTTCCACTACCACGAGAACCAGCAGGAGCTCTTCTACGTCGTCTCGGGGCGCTGTCGCGTCGAAACCCCCGAGAGCGGGTTCGAGATGGGCGTCGACGAAGCGGTGGCCTTCGAGAAGGGCGAGGCGGGCGCACACGTGATCCACAACCCGTTCGACGAACCGTGTAAGCTCGTCGCGATCGGCTGGCCGCCGGAGGGCCGCTACCCCGTCCACCAGCTCGAGGAGACGGTGGACGTCTACGACGGCGAGTGA
- a CDS encoding FAD-binding and (Fe-S)-binding domain-containing protein: protein MATDPDTPAARDGRSPYDYAGGETEIPAGLEALPRLVGGQVRFDEYSRELYATDASAYETTPIGVVFPTSTRDVQTVMRHCAEREIPVLPRGGGTSLAGQAVNEAVVLDFTRHMDGVLEIDPETERARAEAGVYLGDLNQALAPHDLKFAPDPAWGDKSALGGAIGNNSTGSHSLKYGKTDAYVEECEVVLADGTLTTFGELTLEELRERADSDGDLEARIHAEVLRIVEEEADAVEEAYPNLKRNVSGYNLDMLIEEASEGSVNLARLLAGSEGTLAIVTEAEVSLEPVPETKAMALLTYDDLIDAMEDVAPILEHDPSAVEVMDDVLLDLARETEEFADVVSMLPPEASSVLLVEFYAEGDAEGMTKVAGLLADRVPDAESEVEPGDDPVRTEAPINATAAMEAHDHEERATFWKMRKSGLPILLSRTTDEKHISFIEDCAVPPEHLPEYAREFQEILEDNGTFASIYAHAGPGVLHVRPLINTKEIEGVDAMVDVADRVTDVVARLGGSVSGEHGDGRARTQWNKKLYGEHLWEVFRDLKTAFDPDWLLNPGSVCGDFDMSENLRHGPDYEFEMGFEPTLNWENENGFQGMAELCHGCGGCRGPQETTGGVMCPTFRASEEEITSTRGRANSLRQAMSGDLPDGEELSEEFLSEVMDLCIGCKGCAKDCPSEVDMAKLKVELTHEHHQREGANLRSRVFANVDTLSKLGSATAPVSNWLPELPGARLAMEKTLGIARERTLPAFHRETLVDWFEDRGPQVSEADAERKVLLFPDTYTNYNHPDVGRAAVRVLEAAGVHVQLAEGVVDSGRPPFSKGFLDVARERAEENVAALAPRIEAGWDVVVAEPSDAVMFQLDYLDLLSGDAVQSVAMNTFGVMEYLNAFGLDVPEGRGLLTYHGHCHQKATKKDLHAAAVLERAGYEVDALDSGCCGMAGSFGYEADHYAMSRAIGSILVDQVEESPADRVVAPGASCRSQLDDLAGEEPPHPIEVLAEGL, encoded by the coding sequence ATGGCGACGGATCCGGATACCCCGGCTGCACGTGACGGACGCTCGCCGTACGACTACGCCGGCGGCGAGACGGAGATACCGGCAGGACTCGAGGCGCTGCCGCGGCTCGTGGGCGGTCAGGTGCGCTTCGACGAGTACTCGCGGGAGCTCTACGCGACCGACGCGAGCGCCTACGAGACCACGCCGATCGGCGTCGTGTTCCCCACCTCGACCCGCGACGTCCAGACGGTGATGCGCCACTGTGCGGAGCGGGAGATTCCCGTCCTCCCACGGGGGGGCGGCACCAGCCTCGCGGGCCAGGCGGTCAACGAGGCTGTCGTGCTCGACTTCACCCGCCACATGGACGGCGTCCTGGAGATCGATCCCGAGACCGAGCGTGCCCGAGCGGAGGCCGGCGTCTACCTCGGCGATCTCAACCAGGCGCTTGCCCCTCACGACCTGAAGTTCGCTCCCGACCCCGCGTGGGGCGATAAGAGCGCGCTGGGCGGCGCGATCGGCAACAACTCGACCGGCTCGCACTCGCTGAAGTACGGCAAGACCGACGCCTACGTCGAGGAGTGCGAGGTCGTGCTGGCCGACGGCACGCTCACGACCTTTGGCGAACTCACCCTCGAGGAACTCCGCGAGCGGGCCGATTCCGACGGCGACCTCGAGGCACGGATCCACGCCGAGGTCCTCCGGATCGTCGAGGAGGAGGCCGACGCCGTCGAGGAGGCGTATCCGAACCTCAAGCGCAACGTCTCGGGCTACAACCTCGATATGCTGATCGAGGAGGCAAGCGAGGGCAGCGTCAACCTCGCACGGCTGCTCGCCGGTAGCGAGGGGACGCTCGCGATCGTCACCGAGGCGGAGGTCTCGCTGGAACCCGTTCCGGAGACCAAGGCGATGGCGCTTCTGACCTACGACGACCTCATCGACGCGATGGAGGACGTCGCGCCGATCCTCGAACACGATCCCTCGGCCGTCGAGGTGATGGACGACGTCCTGCTGGACCTGGCTCGCGAGACCGAGGAGTTCGCGGACGTCGTCTCGATGCTGCCCCCCGAGGCCTCCTCCGTGCTGCTCGTGGAGTTCTACGCCGAGGGCGACGCCGAAGGGATGACGAAGGTTGCGGGCCTGCTCGCGGATCGGGTCCCCGACGCCGAAAGCGAGGTCGAGCCGGGCGACGATCCCGTCCGGACCGAGGCCCCGATCAACGCGACCGCCGCGATGGAGGCTCACGACCACGAGGAACGCGCGACGTTCTGGAAGATGCGAAAGAGCGGGCTTCCGATCCTGCTCTCCCGGACGACGGACGAGAAGCACATCTCCTTCATCGAGGACTGTGCGGTCCCGCCTGAACACCTCCCGGAGTACGCCCGCGAGTTTCAGGAGATCCTCGAGGACAACGGCACGTTCGCGAGCATCTACGCCCACGCCGGCCCCGGGGTACTGCACGTCCGCCCGCTGATCAACACAAAGGAGATCGAGGGCGTCGACGCGATGGTCGACGTCGCCGACCGGGTGACCGACGTCGTCGCACGGCTTGGCGGCTCGGTCTCGGGCGAGCACGGCGACGGCCGCGCACGCACCCAGTGGAACAAGAAGCTCTACGGCGAGCACCTCTGGGAGGTCTTTCGCGACCTCAAGACTGCGTTCGATCCCGACTGGCTCCTGAATCCGGGCTCGGTCTGTGGCGACTTCGACATGAGCGAGAACCTCCGTCACGGTCCCGACTACGAGTTCGAGATGGGGTTCGAGCCGACGTTGAACTGGGAGAACGAGAACGGCTTTCAGGGCATGGCCGAACTTTGCCATGGGTGTGGCGGCTGTCGCGGCCCCCAGGAGACCACCGGCGGCGTGATGTGCCCGACGTTCCGCGCGAGCGAGGAGGAGATCACGAGTACGAGGGGACGCGCGAACTCGCTCAGACAGGCGATGAGCGGCGACCTCCCCGACGGCGAGGAGCTCTCGGAGGAATTCCTCTCGGAGGTGATGGACCTCTGTATCGGCTGTAAGGGCTGTGCGAAGGACTGTCCCAGCGAGGTGGACATGGCGAAGCTGAAGGTCGAACTCACCCACGAACACCACCAGCGGGAGGGGGCGAACCTCCGCTCGCGCGTGTTCGCGAACGTCGATACGCTCTCGAAGCTCGGCAGCGCGACGGCGCCGGTCTCGAACTGGCTTCCGGAGCTGCCTGGCGCCCGTCTAGCGATGGAGAAGACGCTGGGGATCGCCCGCGAGCGGACGCTGCCCGCGTTTCACCGCGAGACGCTGGTCGACTGGTTCGAGGATCGGGGCCCGCAGGTGAGCGAGGCCGATGCCGAGCGAAAGGTCCTGCTCTTTCCGGACACCTATACCAACTACAACCACCCCGACGTCGGGCGAGCGGCGGTGCGGGTGCTCGAGGCGGCGGGCGTCCACGTCCAGCTGGCGGAGGGCGTCGTCGACAGCGGCCGTCCGCCGTTCTCGAAGGGCTTTCTCGACGTCGCCCGCGAGCGCGCCGAGGAGAACGTCGCGGCGCTCGCCCCTCGGATCGAGGCGGGCTGGGACGTCGTGGTGGCCGAGCCCTCCGACGCGGTGATGTTCCAGCTCGACTACCTCGATCTCCTGTCCGGAGACGCCGTGCAGTCGGTCGCGATGAACACCTTCGGGGTCATGGAGTACCTGAACGCCTTCGGACTTGACGTACCCGAGGGGAGGGGATTGCTCACCTACCACGGCCACTGCCACCAGAAGGCCACGAAGAAGGACCTCCACGCCGCCGCGGTGCTCGAACGCGCCGGCTACGAGGTGGACGCGCTCGACTCGGGCTGCTGCGGGATGGCCGGTTCGTTCGGCTACGAGGCCGATCACTACGCGATGAGCCGGGCGATCGGCTCGATCCTCGTCGACCAGGTCGAGGAGAGCCCCGCGGACAGGGTGGTCGCGCCGGGGGCGTCCTGTCGCAGCCAGCTCGACGACCTCGCGGGTGAGGAGCCGCCCCACCCGATCGAGGTGCTCGCGGAGGGGCTCTGA
- a CDS encoding tautomerase family protein yields the protein MPFLQFDCSAVMTEGEKQAFVRQVTDQYAEHMDAETNHVAVAIRERSTAELAIGRTGFDEPCLVLDADVRRGREFEQKRSFALAVMGLAADTWGLRDPNMKVVFTEHAGEELMGVDRVGSE from the coding sequence ATGCCGTTTCTCCAGTTCGACTGTAGCGCGGTCATGACCGAGGGGGAGAAGCAGGCGTTCGTTCGGCAGGTGACCGACCAGTACGCCGAGCACATGGACGCCGAAACGAACCACGTCGCGGTCGCGATCCGCGAGCGCTCGACCGCCGAACTCGCCATCGGACGCACCGGTTTCGACGAGCCCTGTCTCGTGCTCGACGCCGACGTCCGACGGGGCCGCGAGTTCGAGCAGAAACGCTCGTTCGCGCTCGCGGTCATGGGACTCGCCGCCGACACGTGGGGGCTCCGCGATCCGAACATGAAGGTAGTCTTCACCGAACACGCAGGCGAGGAGCTGATGGGCGTCGACCGCGTCGGATCGGAGTGA
- a CDS encoding MBL fold metallo-hydrolase has protein sequence MTHSDWGDWLVREIERTAPEGVSIWYLGCNGFVLKASDGTTLFIDPYLGTGDPPRTVRMVPIPFDPEDVNEATALLATHEHTDHVHGPSQAPILENTGATMYAPEDSLAVAREEEAWGEAWNVADDQFVAIDEDEVHEIGSFTVNVEPANDPDATQPVSYVIEHEAGTFFHGGDARPGEFESVGEDYDIDLGVLAFGTVGMIPDSETGEPTRTKWYNDENQIIEATNHLRLDRLLPSHWDMWRGLTADPTVLHRHAASFEYPRRLEITEIGGRVDL, from the coding sequence GTGACACACAGCGACTGGGGCGACTGGCTCGTACGCGAGATCGAGAGGACCGCTCCCGAGGGCGTCTCGATCTGGTATCTCGGCTGCAACGGGTTCGTCCTCAAGGCGAGCGACGGGACGACGCTGTTCATCGACCCGTACCTCGGGACCGGCGATCCGCCGCGGACCGTCCGGATGGTTCCGATCCCGTTCGATCCCGAGGACGTGAACGAGGCGACGGCGCTGCTCGCCACCCACGAACACACCGATCACGTCCACGGGCCGAGCCAGGCGCCGATCCTCGAGAACACCGGCGCGACCATGTACGCCCCCGAGGACAGCCTCGCGGTCGCTCGCGAGGAGGAGGCATGGGGCGAGGCCTGGAACGTCGCTGACGACCAGTTCGTCGCTATCGACGAGGACGAAGTCCACGAGATCGGCTCCTTCACGGTGAACGTCGAGCCCGCGAACGACCCCGACGCGACCCAACCCGTAAGCTACGTGATCGAACACGAGGCGGGTACGTTCTTCCACGGCGGCGACGCCCGCCCCGGCGAGTTCGAGTCGGTCGGAGAGGACTACGACATCGACCTCGGGGTGCTCGCGTTCGGCACCGTCGGCATGATACCCGACTCCGAGACGGGCGAACCCACGCGAACGAAGTGGTACAACGACGAGAACCAGATCATCGAGGCGACGAACCACCTCCGGCTCGATCGACTCCTGCCCAGTCACTGGGACATGTGGCGCGGGCTCACGGCGGACCCGACGGTGCTCCACCGACACGCCGCGAGTTTCGAGTACCCCCGACGGCTGGAGATCACGGAGATCGGCGGTCGCGTGGACCTGTAG
- a CDS encoding YlbF family regulator, with protein MSIESTDAVENAEAPAVTDLARDLGEAITDLPEYEAYEDSRTRVENDPEAQRRIDEFEELRQEFMLARQTGEATQEDLRELQQAQQELHEIPSMADYLEAQAELDARLEAINEAISEPLSMDFGEQAGGCCQD; from the coding sequence ATGAGTATCGAATCCACCGACGCCGTCGAGAACGCCGAGGCCCCCGCCGTCACCGATCTCGCCCGCGATCTCGGCGAGGCAATCACCGATCTGCCGGAGTACGAGGCCTACGAGGACTCGAGGACCCGCGTGGAGAACGACCCGGAGGCCCAGCGGAGGATCGACGAGTTCGAGGAGCTCCGCCAGGAGTTCATGCTCGCGCGCCAGACGGGCGAGGCCACCCAGGAGGACCTCAGAGAGCTCCAGCAGGCCCAGCAGGAGCTCCACGAGATCCCCTCGATGGCCGACTACCTCGAGGCCCAGGCCGAACTCGACGCTCGGCTGGAGGCGATCAACGAGGCGATCTCCGAGCCGCTCTCGATGGACTTCGGCGAGCAGGCCGGCGGCTGCTGTCAGGACTGA